A window of Streptomyces puniciscabiei genomic DNA:
GGGCGTCCGCTCACCGACCCGATGACCCTCGCCGACCTGGGCGCCGCGCTGTACGTGCTACGGCTGCTGCCTGCGGGGTCACGGCGTTCGGATGCGTCGTTCCCCGGCTAGTCCGTCAGCGGCAGGCGGTACACCGAGACGTGGGAGCGCGACTCGGCGGTGAACTCGGTGCCGGACCAGTCGGCATGCCTGGACTCCAGCTCGAATCCGGCCAGTTGGGCCATGAGGTCGAGTTCGGACGGCCAGATGTAGCGGTGCGGGCTGCGGTACAGCCGGGCCTCCTCGGTCTCGTCGAAGCGGAAGTGGTGCGATACGACGTGCTGGTCGAGGACGTCGTAGGTGTCCAGCCCGATGTAGCCGGAGTCGGTGCGCCACACGGTGGCCGCCTTGCCCGGGGGAAGCGTGCGCAGCTCCGGCACCCACAGCTCGATCACGAACCGGCCGCCGGGCGTGAGATGGCGGGCGGCGTTACGGAAGCACTCGACCTGCTCGGCCTGTGTGAGCAGATTGGAGATCGTGTTGTAGACGAGGTAGACGAGGCTGTACGTCCCCGGGGCGCGGGTCGATGCCATGTCACCCATGACCACGGGGATGGTGGCTTCGTCGGCCTTGGTCCGCAGTTGCTCCACCATCGGCCCGGACAGCTCGATCCCGGTGACGGGGACTCCTCGCCCGGCCAGCGGGACGGCGACGCGGCCGGTCCCGATCGCGAACTCCAGTGCCGCTCCGCCGTCCGCCAGCTCGGCGAGGCGTTCCACCGTGGGCGTCAGCACCTCGGGCGCGAACATGCCGGTGCCGGGTGTGTCGTAGCGCCGGGCGGCGGCCGCGTCCCAGATCTTTTCCTGCTCCATGACCTCAACGCTGACCTTGGGCAAGGAAGTTGTCCATCGAATTACCGGCCACCCCAATTTTGAACGTGTTCAAATCTGTGGGTACGGTGTGCTCACCGAACCAAGGGGGCTCGATGAAGGTGGTTCTGCCGGGGGGAACCGGACAGATCGGTACGATCCTCGATCGCGCGCTGACGGCAGCCGGACATGAGGTCACCGTGGTGAGCCGGCACCCGACGGGTGAGCGGCAGGTGGGCTGGGACGGGGTCACGCTGGGCAGCTGGGCCGAGGTGGTCGACGGCAGCGATGCCGTCGTCAACCTGGCCGGGCGCAGTGTCTCCTGCCGCTACACCGCCGAGAACCTGCGGGCCATGATGGATTCCCGGGTGAACTCCACGCGCGTTGTCGGGCAGGCGATCGCCGCCGCGGCAAAACCGCCGCGCGTGTGGCTGCAGATGAGCACGGCGACGATCTACGCCCATCGCTTCGACGCGGCGAACGACGAGGCGACCGGCGTGATCGGCGGCTGCGAGACCGGAGTTCCCGCCTACTGGTCCTACAGCGTCGACATCGCCAGGAACTGGGAGCACGCCCAGGCCGAGGCGCCGACGCCGGCGACCCGGAAGGTGGCGCTGCGCTCGGCGATGGTGATGAGCCCGGACCGGGGCGGGGTCTTCGACGTCCTGCTGGGACTGGCCCGGCTGGGCCTGGGCGGCCCGGTCGCCGGTGGCGGGCAGTACGTCTCCTGGATCCATGACGAGGACTTCGTGCGCGCGGTGGAGTTCCTGATCGACCGGGGCGACATCGAGGGCCCGGTCAATCTGGCCTCGCCCGACCCCCTCCCGCAGCGGGAGTTCATGCGGACCCTGCGCGCCGCATGGGGCGTCCCCGTGGGGCTGCCGGCGACCCGGTGGATGGCGGAGCTGGGGGCCTTCGCGCTGCGCTCGGACACGGAGTTGCTGCTCAAGAGCCGCCGGGTGGTGCCGGGCCGGCTGTCGGCGGCCGGGTTCGACTTCAGGTATCCCGAGTGGCAGCCGGCCGCCGTGGACCTCGTGGGCCGGGCCAGGTTGTCGCGGGCACGAGCGGCCGACTGAGACTTACTTGAAAGTGCAAGTAGTGGGTGTATCGTGCGCCATGGTTCAAATTTGAAACACGAACTCCTCGGGAGGACGCCATGCGCGTCGCGATCACCGGATCCACCGGACTCATCGGCTCCGCCCTCACCCGCTCCCTCCTCGCGGACGGCCACCAGGTGGTCCGCCTGGTCCGCGACCGTTCCGCCGCGACCCCTCACGACGGCAGCGAGTCCGCGCGCTGGGATCCGGTCGCGGGCCGGGTCTCGCCGGGTGCGCTGGACGGCGTCGACGCCGTCGTGCACCTGGCCGGCGCGAGTGTGGGCGACAAGCGGTGGACGGCCGGATACAAGCAGGAGATCCACGACAGCCGGGTGCGCGGCACCGACACCATCGCGCGCGCGTGCGCCGCGTCCGCCGAGCCGCCGCGCGTCCTGATCTCCGCGTCCGCGACCGGCTATTACGGCGACACCGGCGAACGCACCGTCGACGAGAGCGAGCCGGCCGGGGACGACTTCCTCTCGTCCGTCTGCGTCGACTGGGAGGCGGCCGCCGACCCGGCCCGGCAGGCCGGCGTCCGCGTGGTGCACCCGCGCACCGGGCTGGTCGTCTCCGCGCGGGGCGGCGCGTTCGGCCGGCTCTTCCCGCTCTTCCGCTTCGGACTGGGCGGCCGGCTCGGCTCCGGCGACCAGTACTGGCCGTTCATCTCCCTGACTGACCATGTCGCGGCGCTCCGCTTCGCCCTCGGCACCGAGGAACTCTCCGGACCCGTCAACTTCACGGCCCCCGAACCGCTCACGAACCGCGAGGTGACCCGGGCACTGAGCCGCGCCCTGCACCGTCCCGCGGTCGCCGCCGTCCCGGCCTTCGCCCTGCGCGCGGCGCTCGGCGAGTTCGCCTCGGGCATCACGTGCAGCGCCCGCGTCGTACCGGCCGCCCTGCACAAGGCCGGTTTCGCCTTCGCTCATCCGACGATCGAGGCGGCGCTCGACTCGGTGCTGCGACCGGATGCCTGACGAGGCCGTCCGCAGCACCGCAGAGCGCCGAGCGCGAGGCCGGATTCCGTCCGTGCGCGAGTGCGCGAACGTCCGGCGCACGGGACCATGGTCGTCCGGGCAGGGCGTCGGACGACGGGGCCCGGCGGACGACGGGTGACGAGGAGGAAGCCGTGTGCCGACTGTTCGGGCTGATCAGCTCCCCGCTGCGCACGCACGCCACGTTCTGGCTGCTGGACGCCCCCGACAGTCTCAGCGTGCAGAGTCGCCGCGAGCCGGACGGCACCGGGCTCGGGTTCTTCGACGCGAGCGGCAGGCCTGAGGTGCACAAGGCACCGATCGCCGCGTACGAGGACCGGGCCTTCGCCCGGGAGGCCCGGGAGGTGGAGTCGGCCACCTTCCTCGCGCACATCCGCTACGCCTCGACCGGCGGGCTGGACGTGCGCAACACCCACCCCTTCGAGCAGGACGGGCGGTTGTTCGCGCACAACGGCGTGATCGAGGGGCTGGACGAACTGGACGGACAGCTCGGCGAGGACCGTTCGCTGGTGCACGGGGACACCGACTCCGAGCGCTTCTTCGCACTGGTCACGCGGGAGACCGCGGCGCACGGCGGGGACGTGTCCGCCGGCATCGTGTCCGCGGCCCGCTGGGTCGCCGGGAACCTGCCCCTCTACGCCCTGAACATCATCCTCGTCACCGACCGGGAGCTGTGGGCCCTGCGTTATCCCGCCACCCACGAGCTGTACGTCCTGCGGCGCCCGGCGGGCGGTCACCACGGATCGCGGCATCTCGACCACGCCGGCCGGCACGGTCATATGCGTGTGCGCTCGGCGCACCTGGGTGATCGTCCGGCGGTGGTCGTGGCCAGCGAGCCCATGGACGAGAGCCCGCACTGGCAGCTCATGGCGCCCGGCGAGTTGCTCCACGTCGGCCCCGAGCTGCAGGTGACCTCGCGCGTCGCCATTGCCGATCCACCGGCCCACCCGCTGACCCTGTCCGACCTGCGCCCGGAGGCGGCCGCCTCCCAACGGCCCGCGTAGAGCGGTGACCGGGCTCACGAGCTCGAAACTTGCGCAACCCGTAAACTTTCGGCCGTGGAGACTACCGAAGTGACGGGTTGGGAGACCGCCGTGCTCGAGGGTGGGCCGGCGGACGGGCTGCGGATGAAGGTCTCCGACCGGCCGCGCGTGATCCAGGTGACGTACCCCTGCCAGGTCGAGGCCGCACCGCCCGGCGGCGTACGCGCCGAGGCGGTGTACCTGTACCGCCGCGACTACGCCGTCACCAGCGAGCCCCTGCGGTACGGCTTCGACATCGCGAGCCCCTGAACCACTCCGTCCCCGGCGCTCACGCGTCGGAGTCGGGCTTGCCGCGCGCCGCCGCGTACGCCTGGGCCGGAGTCATGGAGACGCCGTTGAGGCTGACCGTCCGGTAGGGGCTGACCTTGGCGCAGGTCTTGGCCTGGTCGGCGGTGGAGGCGTGGGCGCCTCCGACGGCGGTCTTGGTGTCGGCGGGCGCGGGCGAGGAGCTGCCGCCCGGGAAGCTGGTGCCGCTGGGCCAGTCGCTGCCGATGACCAGGGTCAGGCCGGTGCCGGTGCCCTGCTTCAGATGCGAGGAGGGCAGACCGAGCGCCTTGGCGGCCGTCTGCGCCTCGTCCTTCTGACCGGTGCCGTAGGTGAGGCTGGTGGTGGTCGCGGGGCTCGGCGCGTTGGCCGTGGTCGTCGCGGAGCTGAAGCCCTGGTCGGTCAGGGCGGTCGCGATGTCCGAGGCGCGGCCGGTGACCGTGGTGCCGTTCTCGACGGTGACGGCGATCTGCGAGGCGGGCACGGCCGGGGTGGTGGCCTTCGCGGTCGCCGAGGCCGCCGCGGACTTCTTGCCGGAGCCGGTGCTCAGCGACTGGTCGTTGGCGATGGTGGAGAACAGGGTCTTGGCGCCCGGCCCGACGACCACCCGGTCCTTGTTGTTCGGATCCGGGGCCGTCTGCATCGTCGTGAACGTCATCCGTTTCGTCGGCACCTTGTTGACGTCCGACGCGAGCGAGATCAGCTTGCTCACGCTGCCCAGGCCGTCGTCCACGGTCAGCGCCTTGGTCGCGGCGTCGGCCAGCCCGTACACCGCGGTCGGGTCGGTGAGCGTGCCCGCGCTCTTGAACTTGCGGATCATCGAGCTGAGGAAGATGTGCTGCGAGATCGTACGGCCGAGGTCACTGCCGTCGCCGAAACCGTGCCGGGACCGGACGAACTCCAGCGCCGCCTGGCCCTTGAGGGTGTGGGTGCCCTTGGACAGCTTCAGGTGGGAGTAGGTGTCGTACACGTCGTCGCTGACACAGACGGAGACACCGCCGACGGCGTCGGACATCTTCACGACGCCGGAGAAGTCGAGCTTGACGAAGTGGTCGATGGGGATGCCGGTGAGCTGGTGGACGGTGGCCACCTGGCAGGCGGGGCCGTACTGCAGAGCGCTGTTGATCTGGCCATAGTAGCCGGGGGTGGACTGGCCCGACTCACTGTCCGTGCAGGCCGGGACCCGGGTCATGGTGTCGCGCGGGATGCTCATCACCGTCGCGTTGGAGCGGTCGGCGGATATGTGCACCACCATCTCCACGTCCGCGTTGCTGCCGGTCTGCACGCCCGTCTTCGAGCAGCCTCCGCCGAGCGCGCAGTCGGCCTTGCTGGTGCGGCCGTCCGAGCCCATGACCAGGATGTTGATCGGGGTGCGGCCGAAGGCGTCGGCCTTCTCGGTGCCTCCCTTGCCGTCGAGGCCGACGCTGTGGATGTTGCCGTTCAGGTGCTGGTAGAACCACCAGCCCGCACCGGCCGTGACCACGATGATCACCGACAGGCCTATCCCGAGGACCTTCAGCACCTTCCGCCCGCGGCCCACCGGACGGCCCCGGCGCCCCCGCCTGCCACGCTCGCGGGCAGCCGCCCGGGCCGCGGCCCGGCCGCCCGGCCGAGGCGTTCCGTCGGACTCGGCCGTTCGCTGTCCGGGCAGCCGCGCGCTACGGCTGCGCGTGGCCTGCCCGGTGGGCCCGTCCCACGGGTCGCTCATCTCCCACTCCCCTGAACGGTCGGGCCCTCAGGCTGGGCCGTGGGGTGTACGGCCCGGCCCGCGCGGCGGTGTACGGGCGGGCGGAGC
This region includes:
- a CDS encoding class I SAM-dependent methyltransferase; the encoded protein is MEQEKIWDAAAARRYDTPGTGMFAPEVLTPTVERLAELADGGAALEFAIGTGRVAVPLAGRGVPVTGIELSGPMVEQLRTKADEATIPVVMGDMASTRAPGTYSLVYLVYNTISNLLTQAEQVECFRNAARHLTPGGRFVIELWVPELRTLPPGKAATVWRTDSGYIGLDTYDVLDQHVVSHHFRFDETEEARLYRSPHRYIWPSELDLMAQLAGFELESRHADWSGTEFTAESRSHVSVYRLPLTD
- a CDS encoding TIGR01777 family oxidoreductase, with the protein product MKVVLPGGTGQIGTILDRALTAAGHEVTVVSRHPTGERQVGWDGVTLGSWAEVVDGSDAVVNLAGRSVSCRYTAENLRAMMDSRVNSTRVVGQAIAAAAKPPRVWLQMSTATIYAHRFDAANDEATGVIGGCETGVPAYWSYSVDIARNWEHAQAEAPTPATRKVALRSAMVMSPDRGGVFDVLLGLARLGLGGPVAGGGQYVSWIHDEDFVRAVEFLIDRGDIEGPVNLASPDPLPQREFMRTLRAAWGVPVGLPATRWMAELGAFALRSDTELLLKSRRVVPGRLSAAGFDFRYPEWQPAAVDLVGRARLSRARAAD
- a CDS encoding TIGR01777 family oxidoreductase, which gives rise to MRVAITGSTGLIGSALTRSLLADGHQVVRLVRDRSAATPHDGSESARWDPVAGRVSPGALDGVDAVVHLAGASVGDKRWTAGYKQEIHDSRVRGTDTIARACAASAEPPRVLISASATGYYGDTGERTVDESEPAGDDFLSSVCVDWEAAADPARQAGVRVVHPRTGLVVSARGGAFGRLFPLFRFGLGGRLGSGDQYWPFISLTDHVAALRFALGTEELSGPVNFTAPEPLTNREVTRALSRALHRPAVAAVPAFALRAALGEFASGITCSARVVPAALHKAGFAFAHPTIEAALDSVLRPDA
- a CDS encoding class II glutamine amidotransferase produces the protein MCRLFGLISSPLRTHATFWLLDAPDSLSVQSRREPDGTGLGFFDASGRPEVHKAPIAAYEDRAFAREAREVESATFLAHIRYASTGGLDVRNTHPFEQDGRLFAHNGVIEGLDELDGQLGEDRSLVHGDTDSERFFALVTRETAAHGGDVSAGIVSAARWVAGNLPLYALNIILVTDRELWALRYPATHELYVLRRPAGGHHGSRHLDHAGRHGHMRVRSAHLGDRPAVVVASEPMDESPHWQLMAPGELLHVGPELQVTSRVAIADPPAHPLTLSDLRPEAAASQRPA
- a CDS encoding LCP family protein — protein: MSDPWDGPTGQATRSRSARLPGQRTAESDGTPRPGGRAAARAAARERGRRGRRGRPVGRGRKVLKVLGIGLSVIIVVTAGAGWWFYQHLNGNIHSVGLDGKGGTEKADAFGRTPINILVMGSDGRTSKADCALGGGCSKTGVQTGSNADVEMVVHISADRSNATVMSIPRDTMTRVPACTDSESGQSTPGYYGQINSALQYGPACQVATVHQLTGIPIDHFVKLDFSGVVKMSDAVGGVSVCVSDDVYDTYSHLKLSKGTHTLKGQAALEFVRSRHGFGDGSDLGRTISQHIFLSSMIRKFKSAGTLTDPTAVYGLADAATKALTVDDGLGSVSKLISLASDVNKVPTKRMTFTTMQTAPDPNNKDRVVVGPGAKTLFSTIANDQSLSTGSGKKSAAASATAKATTPAVPASQIAVTVENGTTVTGRASDIATALTDQGFSSATTTANAPSPATTTSLTYGTGQKDEAQTAAKALGLPSSHLKQGTGTGLTLVIGSDWPSGTSFPGGSSSPAPADTKTAVGGAHASTADQAKTCAKVSPYRTVSLNGVSMTPAQAYAAARGKPDSDA